One window of the Macaca thibetana thibetana isolate TM-01 chromosome 1, ASM2454274v1, whole genome shotgun sequence genome contains the following:
- the LOC126956774 gene encoding LOW QUALITY PROTEIN: translation initiation factor IF-2 (The sequence of the model RefSeq protein was modified relative to this genomic sequence to represent the inferred CDS: inserted 3 bases in 2 codons) yields MSLPNPILQWNSGYLQIDLPALQVFDEIRSESPFFXRARFLAVQQADLRLRPLPHTRAARPARGQRRTQPLRGRGWRSXLGLGAALQQVTLTASPRVRGQPTLRPGFWAQPPWPGEGVWPGFCWSWLRGPGSGSPEGRLTRRWASEQRGWRLGASATQEGERGGFKGSPRPRLQDGAPKRGPHDRSDSENPRPRKARPPAPLYLSPSSATRSLRAGRAAPGPAAGRATLRSAAAAAIPRAARGAPRTHPPSLPRIAPRPEPTDLCSRGCRLRGWKDDAGLTLRRHGRRLE; encoded by the exons ATGAGCCTACCTAATCCGATACTGCAATGGAATTCCGGATATTTGCAGATAGATCTCCCGGCTTTGCAAGTGTTTGATGAGATACGTTCCGAATCTCCTTTTTT TAGAGCCCGGTTCCTGGCTGTACAGCAAGCCGACCTGAGGCTGCGGCCCCTGCCCCACACCCGGGCCGCGCGACCGGCCCGAGGCCAGCGCAGGACGCAGCCCCTccggggccggggctggcgga AGCTTGGGCTGGGGGCCGCTCTGCAACAGGTCACCCTGACCGCGAGTCCGCGGGTTCGCGGGCAGCCAACTCTGCGGCCAGGCTTCTGGGCGCAGCCGCCGTGGCCAGGGGAGGGGGTGTGGCCCGGCTTCTGCTGGTCCTGGCTCCGAGGTCCGGGATCGGGCTCACCTGAAGGGAGGCTGACGCGCCGCTGGGCGTCAGAACAGCGCGGGTGGAGGCTGGGGGCTTCCGCCACCCAAGAGGGAGAGCGAGGCGGGTTCAAGGGGTCGCCGCGCCCCCGGCTTCAGGACGGCGCCCCCAAGCGGGGACCCCACGACCGCTCCGACTCTGAGAACCCGCGACCGAGGAAGGCGCGCCCCCCAGCGCCCCTCTACCTCAGCCCCAGCTCCGCAACCCGCTCCCTGCGCGCAGGGAGAGCAGCCCCGGGGCCCGCGGCCGGCAGAGCCACACTCCgcagcgccgccgccgccgccattCCCCGCGCCGCCCGGGGGGCGCCGCgcacccaccctccctccctcccccgcaTCGCCCCGCGGCCTGAGCCCACCGACCTGTGCAGCCGCGGCTGTCGCCTCAGAGGATGGAAAGACGACGCCGGCCTCACGCTTCGCCGCCACGGCCGCCGCCTAGAGTAA